In Notamacropus eugenii isolate mMacEug1 chromosome 1, mMacEug1.pri_v2, whole genome shotgun sequence, one genomic interval encodes:
- the LOC140498377 gene encoding LOW QUALITY PROTEIN: antibacterial protein PR-39-like (The sequence of the model RefSeq protein was modified relative to this genomic sequence to represent the inferred CDS: deleted 1 base in 1 codon): MRGSIMQVPLLVLGLLSLITPLVHAQDERYKDVVTEIQKYRNTEIQKYNKNSGPENLFRLSILNLQTRNNKDPAAPQLVTFTLRETVCSKTENRDPDECDFKENGLVKECIGTIDLNSSSPSESISCDGPEKIKRRLLPWIIGILIG, encoded by the exons ATGAGGGGCTCAATCATGCAGGTACCCCTATTGGTGCTGGGGCTGCTCAGCCTGATTACTCCACTTGTCCATGCCCAAGATGAGAGATATAAGGATGTGGTG acagaaattcagaaatacagaaatacagaaattcagaaatacaacaAGAACTCAGGACCAGAAAACCTCTTTCGCCTCTCAATCCTGAATCTGCA GACAAGAAAT AACAAAGATCCTGCTGCTCCACAACTTGTGACCTTCACCCTCAGAGAGACTGTGTGCTCCAAAACTGAAAATCGTGATCCAGATGAATGTGACTTCAAGGAAAATGGG CTGGTGAAAGAATGCATTGGAACCATTGATCTGAATTCTTCCAGTCCCTCTGAAAGTATATCCTGTGATGGA CCTGAAAAGATCAAGAGAAGACTTTTGCCCTGGATTATAGGTATATTGATAGGATGA